Part of the Salmo trutta chromosome 5, fSalTru1.1, whole genome shotgun sequence genome is shown below.
CTATAAACTCATCACTCTCTATCATAAAGCCATTACTCTCCACCATTAACCCATCAATGTCCCCATGCTCATGACCTGGACTCCTGTGCTCTCTACTGTCACCACTGCTGTGTAGCAGACCATGCTGGTTGGGTGTGGTACTGCAGGCCTGTTGGTGAGAGGAGAGCAGGTCAGGCCTGTGGGTTAggtctccctgtgtgtctgtgtgtttgaagGAGTGCCTGCGATGCACAGCAGGCTTTGACCAGGGCACGGCCGGGTCGCACGGATGGGCAGAGACTGGGTCATAGAGGTGGGTACTAGGGAGGTTGGCATCAGAGTCTAGGGTTTGGCTTGTTACTGCTGCGTGTCTATGGTCCGTTGTACTGCCATATTCTGCTTGCTGTGTCGTTCTATGCTTTccctccttctccttccctccctccctgctgtctcttcctctgttctttctctccctctgatatCTAACCTTGTCGTCTATCCTTAGGGTGCTGCTCTGGGGgtatgctgagctgtagtctgaCGGTAACTCTCtggtgggtttggtgtcagaGGGGTGCAGGAGGAGGGGGTCGGTGGTGAACTCCCTCTCGTGGAGACGGTCACATGACCTGTCCTCGGTTGTACGAGACTTTCCAACATGTTCTGTGTCATCAGTGGTTGCTTTGGCTTTGTGTGGGTCCCAGGATTTGGAACGGTGTCCCACTCGTTCTCTCCTGCCTCCTCCTGAagtcttcctctctttcccctccttcgcttcctttccctctctcctcctctgttctttgTGGGTCATGCTAGGGGCCACAGTCTGGGTTGTATCTTTCCCCGGTGGTTGACCCTCAAAGGGGTTGTCAATGCGTTTCTTATAGAGGCTTTTCCCCTCCACCGCTCCTGGATCCTCTCTATGGTCTGGTTCATGGATAGGGACCTCAGGTCTGAGGCGAGAGGGGACCAGGTCATCCCTGTCTGGgtccacatccacacacactgtGGCCTTAGTCTTCAacctgtctttctgtttctccccAGAGGAATGCGTTCTCTTGCTGCGAGAGGCCTTGGAAGTAGATCTCCTGCCCCCAGCCCCTGCTCCGAGTACGGGCCGGGAGGAGTGTTGTTGTCTGGGCTTGGAGCTGGTCAGGATCTCAGTGGACATGCCCTTGTCCACCACCTTGTCCCCTCTGTCTACCCTGTCTCCCTTGTCTAACCCTTTATCCCTTTCCACCCCTCTTTCCCCTCGTCTTTCTGTTtccgtccctctctcccctcctctctcccccagttTCTTCATAAGTACAGTGTGGCGTGTCAGGTTGTCCACAGTGAGCTCAGGGTTGATGCGTCTGATGATGGCGTGCTCCAGGTCTCTGGGCAGATTGTTCAGATCCTCCTCGTCCCTCACCGGCCACTCCTCCGGAGGGAACTGACCCGAGAACGAGGCATATTCTTTCTTCAACTTCTCCttcttccctccattcctcctgaAGAGGCTGAGGCCAAACCTCCTCCCCGGTTTGTCCTTGCGGCTGGCGGCGGTAGCCGTAGTGGTCTTGCTGACCTCGCTAGCCTGGTAGTCTGCGGCTGTCGAGGTCGACTGGTGCTGGACTTGAGGCTTGTGGTCCCGGGACCACTTCAGACTCTTCCCTGTGCACTCGCTAATAGAAACAGAAACGGAGTGCTGgtctgggagggatggaggaaccGTGGTGGCTGTAGTGGCCGTAGTATCAGGATTGGTCACGTTCTGGGCAGGGGTAAAGCAGCTGCAGGACTTGCAGTGGGCCACCAGAGGGGGCTGTGAGTGGCTCTCCAGGGTGTCATTACTGAGCAGGTAGGTGATGGGGGGAGGGGATGGCAGCTCGTTGTCTCCAGACCCTGAGGTCCACCAGCTCTTCTCTCTCACCAGGCTGTTGGTGATAAAGTAGGTCTGAGGAGTGACAATGAAATAGCCCTCTCCTGTGTGGTAGATCTTCCTCTCTTTGATCAACGAGCCCAGAGCGTTGTACAGGATGTCCTGGGTAGGGATGGTCATACctggcaggaagagagagagagaagatcagCCTCATTAGTTAATACAGTTCATCTCCTATAAATCTCATAAAAGTTACTGTATATTGGCAGATGGACTCAACTAGTTTGCAGTCAGACTTAAAACTGCACGTTAAGCATTAGTACACTAGATATAATTCTCCCCTTTTTGACACCTACAATTACTCTATTGCAAGAGCACCTGTGGTTGAATGTATGTAGGGATATGAAGCTCTCCCTATACATCTGTATAAGTTACCTGGGTGAGCCTTGGTCATGTGACTGATGAGGGCTTCCTGGTTGACAGTGATATTGGAGGAGTTCATGTCAGAGATGACACAGCAGAGGACCTCGGCTAGAGGGAGGAACTGAGACTGGGCCACTGGAGACATCTGCACTGGGGACAGGTCACCTGGAACACACACGcagacgcacacacgcacacacattgtTAGACTGATGTAAAACACACACCTTAATTAGGCAGATCACCAGCAACACACACCTTGGATAGACTGTTGTAACACACACCTGGTTACACCAACATCTTTTTGCAACTTTTACTTTGTGGTCTATATCCTTTTTCCAGTAAAAATATTAATGTCATGCCCAAGATGAATTAGTTGATAATGCGGGTGTTCCAGTGAATAATGTAGACCTGACTTCCATTGGAATTCCATTAATACTGGGATGGACTACAGCATTCCATTAATACTGAGATGTACTACAGTATTCCATTAATACTGGGATGGACTACAGTATTCCATTAATACTGGGATGGACTATAGCATTCCATTAATACTGGGATGGACTACAGCATTCCATTAATACTGGGATGGACCACAGCATTCCATTAATATTGGGATAGACTACAGCATTCCATTAATACTGAGATGTACTACAGTATTCCATTAATACTGGGATGGACTACAGTATTCCATTAATACTGGGATGGACTACAGTATTCCATTAATACTGGGATGGACTACAGCATTCCATTAATACTGGGATGGACTACAGCATTCCATTAATACTGGGATGGACCACAGCATTCCATTAATACTGGGATGGACCACAGCATTCCATTAATACTGGGATGGACTACAGCATTCCATTAATACTGGGATGACTACAGCATTCCATTAATACTGGGATAGACTACAGCATTCCATTAATACTGAGATGTACTACAGTATTCCATTAATACTGGGATGGACTACAGTATTCCATTAATACTGGGATGGACTACAGCATTCCATTAATACTGGGATGACTACAGCATTCCATTAATACTGGGATGACTATAGCATTCCATTAATACTGGGATGGACCACAACATTCCATTAATACTGGGATGACTACAGCATTCCATTAATACTGGGATGGACTATAGCATTCCATTAATACTGGGATGGACCACAGCATTCCATTAATACTGGGATGGACTACAGCATTCCATTAATACTGGGATGGACTACAGCATTCCATTAATACTGGGATGACTACAGCATTCCATTAATACTGGGATGGACTACAGCATTCCATTAATACTGGGATGGACCACAGCATTCCATTAACACTGGGAAGGAACACAGTATTTCATATATACTGGGAGTGAGCACGGAATGTCATTAGTCCCACAGAAGCGACCACAGGTTCTGCCTGTCAGGCTATCACATATCACCTCTACTGTGTCTTCAGCTAAGAGAGAGgcgcgagggggggggggggtggtaacAAAACCCTAACGACCACCTGGTCCTCCTTTAACAGGGTGATTTAGGTACACCTTGATTCAAGTCCACAGTTAATAGTTATTTTTTAATGTACCCACTACACTGCCTGGTGGAAACTACCACAGTTCTTAATATTTAACCTATTATAATGTAACCTAGAGTTAAGTACTCACAATCTTGGATGGCCACTTTAGTGCTCTCCCACCCTAAGCTGTTAAATGATTAGCCTAACCACAAGCCTGGTAGGCCTAGTCTACTCTCCGTACTATCCAGCCCCAGACACAGAACCAGTCACTACCAGACATGACCATGACCTCAATAAGACCTGGGATATTGGTTTTCATTCACAACAACACATGCTGTTTCAACAAATTCTTGGTGTTAAACCATATGGTGTGTTTTTGTGATTCTCCCACTGCTCCTTGGGCCAAAAAACAGTGTCTGGCAAACACATCTCTCCCTGCAGAGTAAACATTCACCTCCTTCACACACTGAAACCACTCATGTCAGGGAAAATAAACCACTAATCAGATGGTtggatgagacacacacacccgaGGCAGTCTGCAGAGGAGCTAAACCGCAAATAAAATGCACTCAATGCATTCTATACATCCTGTAAGAAACACAACGTGAAATGTGAAAACAATGACTTCTTCACACTGATATCCCATGcaaaaatgtaattcattttgCCAAGCTTTAAATACCAAGAAGACCTCAGTCTGAGAAGCTATCTAGATTTATTAAATGACAACAACAAGGCTATTTTGGCCTCACCACAGACAACAGGCTGTTAAAACTCAGTCTAATCCCAACCCCCCTACACCATCACCACAGACAACAGACCGTTACAACTCAGTCTAATCCCAACCCCCCTACACCATCACCACAGACAACAGGCCGTTAAAACTCAGTCTAATCCCAACCCCCCTACACCATCACCACAGACAACAGGCCGTTAAAACTCAGTCTAATCCCAACCCCCCTACACCATCACCACAGACAACAGGCCGTTAAAACTCAGTCTAATCCCAACCCCCCTACACCATCACCACAGACAACAGGCCGTTAAAACTCAGTCTAATCCCAACCCCCCTACACCATCACCACAGACAACAGACCGTTAGAACTCAGTCTAATCCCAACCCCCCTACACCATCACCACAGACAACAGACTGTTAAAACTCAGTCTAATCCCAACCCCCCTACACCATCACCACAGACAACAGACCGTTAGAACTCAGTCTAATCCCAACCCCCCTACACCATCACCACAGACAACAGACCGTTAAAACTCAGTCTAATCCCAACCCCCCTACACCATCACCACAGACAACAGACTGTTAAAACTCAGTCTAATCCCAACCCCCCTACACCATCACCACAGACAACAGGTCGTTAAAACTCAGTCTAATCCCAACCCCCCTACACCATCACCACAGACAACAGACTGCTAAAACTCAGTCTAATCCCAACCCCCCTACACCATCACCACAGACAACAGACCGTTAAAACTCAGTCTAATCCCAACCCCCCTACACCATCACCACAGACAACAGGTCGTTAAAACTCAGTCTAATCCCAACCCCCCTACACCATCACCACAGACAACAGGTCGTTAAAACTCAGTCTAATCCCAACCCCCCTACACCATCACCACAGACAACAGACTGCTAAAACTCAGTCTAATCCCAACCCCCCTACACCATCACCACAGACAACAGGTCGTTAAAACTCAGTCTAATCCCAACCCCCCTACACCATCACCACAGACAACAGACTGCTAAAACTCAGTCTAATCCCAACCCCCCTACACCATCACCACAGACAACAGGTCGTTAAAACTCAGTCTAATCCCAACCCCCCTACACCATCACCACAGACAACAGACTGCTAAAACTCAGTCTAATCCCAACCCCCCTACACCATCACCACAGACAACAGGCCGTTAAAACTCAGTCTAATCCCAACCCCCCTACACCATCACCACAGACAACAGACTGCTAAAACTCAGTCTAATCCCAACCCCCCTACACCATCACCACAGACAACAGGTCGTTAAAACTCAGTCTAATCCCAACCCCCCCTACACCATCACCACAGACAACAGACTGCTAAAACTCAGTCTAATCCCAACCCCCCTACACCATCACCACAGACAACAGGTCG
Proteins encoded:
- the LOC115193559 gene encoding storkhead-box protein 1-like; the encoded protein is MSQQRVVQLSTASLALVFGKDEESSRATGGEKYKAARGQEIFADFKAQNLRSFWNKRLVKAIAEVYFQGWMENLVLFVHGNANNLEVLREAWMRRALRSPKGFVIKAVGDLSPVQMSPVAQSQFLPLAEVLCCVISDMNSSNITVNQEALISHMTKAHPGMTIPTQDILYNALGSLIKERKIYHTGEGYFIVTPQTYFITNSLVREKSWWTSGSGDNELPSPPPITYLLSNDTLESHSQPPLVAHCKSCSCFTPAQNVTNPDTTATTATTVPPSLPDQHSVSVSISECTGKSLKWSRDHKPQVQHQSTSTAADYQASEVSKTTTATAASRKDKPGRRFGLSLFRRNGGKKEKLKKEYASFSGQFPPEEWPVRDEEDLNNLPRDLEHAIIRRINPELTVDNLTRHTVLMKKLGERGGERGTETERRGERGVERDKGLDKGDRVDRGDKVVDKGMSTEILTSSKPRQQHSSRPVLGAGAGGRRSTSKASRSKRTHSSGEKQKDRLKTKATVCVDVDPDRDDLVPSRLRPEVPIHEPDHREDPGAVEGKSLYKKRIDNPFEGQPPGKDTTQTVAPSMTHKEQRRREGKEAKEGKERKTSGGGRRERVGHRSKSWDPHKAKATTDDTEHVGKSRTTEDRSCDRLHEREFTTDPLLLHPSDTKPTRELPSDYSSAYPQSSTLRIDDKVRYQRERKNRGRDSREGGKEKEGKHRTTQQAEYGSTTDHRHAAVTSQTLDSDANLPSTHLYDPVSAHPCDPAVPWSKPAVHRRHSFKHTDTQGDLTHRPDLLSSHQQACSTTPNQHGLLHSSGDSREHRSPGHEHGDIDGLMVESNGFMIESDEFIENDHRLYQRAEEEDEDACSSLYLSEEGVIDNREIYQTRMSHCHDSQSLYHDPQTIYQDTHFDHQDPTHYHDRPHSSYHEPQPHFPDPHSLQGDWDSTYAEEHSSTIHQYPSLSPHSPHGQEEERCVRVSRSTHSHLSQPSPGTHSDPSPRRGAPIQPQARSSKPSLEGLEHAGEADSSIFDYCQTSEVESDAETLHKSADEGDGESAHWGCGVEEDGEQKGGFETLRERGGLQSSSISLGMSSGAGGGKMMGGAGESQSNTGDSGIDSPRTRVTLATNNTVILEGLKRRGFLQNLEKLHSKSSAMRPQSSLLQLTPVMNV